Proteins from a genomic interval of Gossypium hirsutum isolate 1008001.06 chromosome A09, Gossypium_hirsutum_v2.1, whole genome shotgun sequence:
- the LOC107944222 gene encoding 1-aminocyclopropane-1-carboxylate oxidase homolog 7-like, whose protein sequence is MLLQNHIGGLQVLHNGQWFDIHPTRGGLVINIGDLLQVLSNDKFKSVKHRAISNHIGPRISVACFFSGHASLLDKPFGPIKKLISEANPPHYEEFLLKEYFAKFFSSSLDSKPPIDYYKL, encoded by the exons ATGCTTCTACAGAACCATATTGGCGGCCTCCAAGTCCTTCACAATGGTCAATGGTTCGACATCCACCCCACTCGAGGTGGTTTGGTCATAAACATTGGCGATCTTCTTCAA GTTTTATCAAATGATAAGTTCAAGAGTGTGAAACACAGAGCAATTTCCAATCATATCGGACCTAGAATTTCAGTGGCATGTTTTTTCTCAGGACATGCTAGCTTGCTTGACAAGCCATTTGGACCAATCAAAAAGCTGATATCAGAGGCAAATCCTCCTCATTATGAAGAGTTTTTGTTAAAGGAATATTTTGCCAAGTTTTTTTCAAGCTCACTTGATTCCAAGCCCCCTATAGATTACTACAAGCTGTGA